The following coding sequences are from one Paenibacillus sp. JDR-2 window:
- a CDS encoding response regulator: MINVFVVDDEERQRRSIVKHVAWEQYQMRVTGDWEGADEAIEGAMRNAPDLLITDIRLLGIDGLELSSRMRKINPGVRIIMVTGYEEFQYAKTALDIGVDAFLVKPVIFEELHAILERICREEQSKRLRSREELQMKEQIEVYKPIAQEQLLQEILHGLIVGEEAIRKRAMAFELFIAEGHRRVLTINDPSGRVEVIAVEDEVSRNRNLLKEAAEAAFGSNLELMTTSQRGNLILILRNNTELDKFEQETTRSIERLCAEMERWDSCNSRIGIGPPVAEVNQLSESFRLAQRAANLQLFGGEERVYCWKQLLEQGAGRVKSLEELTADLIEMLGAGDIQNSLSLLGELLSTITGNLQMHGAELRSFCMHLTSRAYQVASDIGEANRQFGSEQKLWEQLLLCREERELLQETIRIIKEISEFIADRRMSHAQIVVQKAIEYMCAHYKENLSLRSVAESVFLSPNYLGALFRTELGESFTDQLIRIRIQRAKDMLKNPEFKLYEVADQIGYQNMGYFTGLFKRMTGLSPKEYRDLHGYSRIVREQN; the protein is encoded by the coding sequence TTGATTAACGTATTTGTAGTCGACGACGAGGAACGGCAGCGCCGCTCCATTGTAAAGCATGTGGCGTGGGAGCAATACCAAATGCGCGTAACCGGTGACTGGGAAGGCGCGGATGAAGCAATAGAAGGAGCTATGCGGAATGCTCCCGATTTGCTGATTACGGACATTCGCCTGCTCGGCATAGACGGCCTTGAGCTGTCATCCCGCATGAGAAAAATCAATCCGGGTGTTCGCATAATTATGGTCACGGGCTATGAGGAGTTTCAATATGCCAAAACGGCTCTGGATATCGGCGTGGATGCTTTTCTCGTTAAACCGGTCATATTCGAGGAACTGCATGCGATACTGGAGCGAATCTGCCGGGAAGAGCAATCAAAGAGGCTTAGGAGCAGGGAAGAGCTGCAAATGAAGGAGCAGATCGAGGTCTATAAGCCGATTGCGCAGGAGCAATTGCTCCAAGAAATATTGCATGGACTTATTGTTGGCGAGGAGGCGATCCGCAAGAGAGCAATGGCATTTGAGCTGTTCATCGCTGAGGGGCATCGGCGTGTTCTGACAATAAACGATCCATCCGGCCGAGTAGAAGTTATAGCGGTGGAGGATGAGGTGAGCCGTAACAGGAATTTGCTAAAAGAAGCGGCAGAGGCAGCTTTTGGTTCCAATCTGGAGTTAATGACAACATCGCAGCGTGGCAACTTGATCCTTATTTTGCGAAATAATACGGAACTAGACAAATTCGAGCAGGAAACTACCCGAAGCATTGAGCGGCTTTGCGCGGAGATGGAAAGGTGGGATAGCTGTAATTCCCGAATTGGAATCGGACCGCCTGTCGCGGAGGTGAATCAATTAAGCGAGAGTTTTCGTCTCGCCCAAAGAGCGGCGAATTTACAGCTTTTCGGCGGGGAAGAGAGAGTATATTGCTGGAAGCAGCTATTGGAGCAAGGAGCAGGCAGGGTGAAGAGCCTGGAAGAATTAACGGCTGATTTGATAGAGATGCTTGGGGCTGGAGATATTCAGAACAGCTTAAGCCTGCTGGGAGAGCTGCTTAGCACAATTACAGGGAATCTGCAGATGCATGGCGCGGAATTAAGAAGCTTCTGCATGCATCTTACCAGCAGGGCTTACCAAGTTGCCTCGGATATTGGCGAAGCAAACCGTCAGTTCGGTTCAGAGCAAAAGTTATGGGAACAGCTTCTCTTATGCCGGGAGGAGCGTGAGCTGCTGCAGGAAACCATTCGGATTATAAAAGAAATCAGCGAGTTTATCGCGGACCGGAGAATGAGTCACGCTCAGATCGTCGTACAGAAAGCGATTGAATATATGTGTGCGCATTATAAGGAGAATTTATCGCTTCGTTCTGTTGCGGAGTCGGTATTTTTAAGCCCCAATTATTTGGGTGCTCTCTTCAGAACCGAGCTGGGTGAATCCTTCACCGATCAATTAATACGAATTCGTATTCAGAGAGCCAAGGACATGCTGAAGAATCCTGAATTTAAGCTGTACGAAGTTGCGGATCAAATCGGTTATCAGAACATGGGCTATTTTACCGGTTTATTCAAGAGGATGACTGGTCTCAGCCCGAAAGAGTACCGGGATCTTCACGGTTACTCCCGAATCGTGCGAGAACAGAATTAA